In Zingiber officinale cultivar Zhangliang chromosome 1A, Zo_v1.1, whole genome shotgun sequence, a genomic segment contains:
- the LOC122005782 gene encoding uncharacterized protein LOC122005782, with the protein MRQFDRNAILAIVAYAGYLACMQYMTRHVSRIERPTTQSQRCNGNQVRRELMAQLEAHYNARSVIRMSYDAFTRLVAILRGRGLLRDNQYSFVEEQVAKFLHILSGQGRVRSESFFFRQSTETISRHFHKVLRALITLQDQFLVQPNGSTISPQILNSGGRFYPYFKNCIGAIDGTHIRVKVSKEDVSRYRGRKNYPTMNVLAACTFDLKFTYVLPGWEGSASDSRILDNALSREDNLNAPQGKFYLADAGYMLRFPILAEMSRYDVETVSEIVLACCILHNFLVDFDPDEEIIAQVDRDLMNNEPDHGLANGAIARGEDGRRGEILRDPIAAQMWNDYITRH; encoded by the exons ATGAGGCAATTTGATAGAAATGCAATCTTAGCCATAGTTGCTTATGCTGGTTATTTAGCTTGCATGCAATATATGACTCGACATGTGTCTCGTATTGAAAGACCAACTACCCAATCACAACGATGTAATGGAAATCAAGTGCGCCGAGAATTGATGGCTCAATTAGAAGCCCATTATAACGCACGCTCTGTAATACGCATGAGTTATGATGCTTTCACTCGATTAGTTGCAATACTTCGTGGAAGAGGACTTCTGAGGGATAATCAATACAGTTTTGTTGAGGAACAAGTTGCTAAGTTTCTACATATTTTAAGTGGTCAAGGACGTGTTCGATCAGAAAGTTTTTTCTTTCGTCAATCTACTGAGACCATTAGTCGTCATTTCCACAAAGTTCTTAGAGCTTTAATAACACTTCAAGATCAATTTTTAGTCCAACCAAATGGTTCTACTATCTCACCACAAATACTCAATAGTGGAGGAAGATTCTAtccatactttaag AATTGTATCGGTGCAATAGATGGAACACATATCCGAGTGAAGGTTTCAAAAGAAGATGTGTCAAGGTATAGAGGAAGGAAAAACTATCCTACAATGAATGTCTTGGCagcttgtacttttgacttgaaaTTCACGTACGTATTACCTGGGTGGGAGGGCTCCGCTTCAGATTCAAGAATTTTAGATAATGCGTTAAGTAGAGAAGATAATCTAAATGCCCCTCAAG GTAAGTTCTACTTGGCCGATGCTGGATATATGTTGAG atttccaATATTAGCAGAAATGTCTAGATATGATGTAGAGACAGTGAGTGAAATTGTTTTAGCATGCTGCATCTTGCACAACTTCTTAGTGGATTTTGATCCAGATGAAGAAATTATTGCACAAGTTGATAGGGATCTCATGAATAATGAGCCTGATCATGGACTTGCTAATGGAGCAATTGCTAGAGGAGAAGATGGACGAAGGGGGGAAATCTTAAGAGACCCTATTGCCGCACAAATGTGGAATGATTATATAACTagacattga
- the LOC122038174 gene encoding uncharacterized protein LOC122038174: MARHPSPDIDDELFNEIYGKAYTGPAQSKADIATQKEANKRVLSGSHSDEEDKPRDPNAVPTDFTSREAKVWEAKAKATERNWKKRKEEEMICKICGESGHFTQGCPSTLGASRKSAEFFERVPARDKNVRVLFSEKVILQIEMDVGCNIKMDEKFLFVSGKDRLILAKGVEAVHKIIQDGRDRQKSPSRSHRNESRSPHGSPKSTHLRPSESQRSHSSPRSTSHFPSRSFNQERPAEEHVRQDPHKMSRSSPRAYPNDGGKDRQARSKSPLHPDFTRDTYRSYDGRNHFTGLHEDNWDLGRQRTDPLPEHKYEFRNYPQSLEELEKEFKEEVIELSRIQAQEEDEENYKHRECIRQLREDFMKKLTAMRAEHLKHWEEFLQRRLQTQQAVYSQLSLAEYDQSSRNLQYVGSSLPVDSASRYQYPSDNYSAPRPHEGYGEFQHQRHEDFGNTYGRY; the protein is encoded by the exons ATGGCCAGACATCCAAGTCCTGACATAGATGATGAGCTTTTTAATGAAATCTACGGGAAGGCATATACTGGTCCAGCACAATCAAAAGCTGATATTGCCACACAGAAAGAAGCAAACAAGAGGGTCCTTTCTGGTAGTCATTCCGATGAGGAAGATAAGCCTCGAGATCCTAATGCCGTGCCAACTGATTTTACAAGCAGAGAGGCAAAGGTTTGGGAGGCTAAAGCCAAGGCAACAGAAAGAAattggaagaaaagaaaagaagaagagatgaTATGCAAGATTTGTGGAGAGTCAGGCCATTTTACTCAG GGATGCCCATCTACACTTGGAGCAAGCCGTAAATCTGCAGAGTTTTTTGAAAGGGTTCCTGCTAGGGACAAGAATGTGAGAGTCCTTTTCTCTGAGAAGGTGATACTTCAAATTGAAATGGATGTTGGATGCAATATTAAAATGGACGAGAAGTTTTTATTTGTTAGTGGGAAAGACCGATTAATTTTAGCAAAAGGTGTAGAAGCTGTTCATAAAATAATTCAGGATGGCAGGGATAGACAGAAAAGCCCAAGTAGGTCCCACAGAAATGAGTCCAGATCACCTCACGGAAGTCCCAAGTCTACACATCTAAGACCTTCTGAATCTCAAAGGTCTCATTCTAGCCCTAGAAGCACATCACACTTCCCAAGTAGAAGCTTCAATCAGGAAAGGCCTGCTGAAGAACATGTACGTCAAGATCCACATAAAATGTCTAGGAGTTCTCCAAGAG CTTATCCAAATGATGGAGGAAAAGATCGCCAAGCACGTTCAAAGTCTCCTCTTCATCCGGATTTTACACGGGACACATATAGATCTTATGATGGGCGCAATCATTTTACTGGTTTGCATGAAGATAACTGGGATCTTGGGAGGCAGAGAACAGATCCCCTTCCCGAGCACAAGTATGAGTTCCGTAATTACCCTCAATCTTTGGAAGAGCTTGAGAAGGAATTTAAGGAAGAAGTCATAGAATTGTCAAGGATACAAGCtcaagaagaggatgaagagaaCTACAAACACCGTGAG TGCATAAGGCAGCTGAGAGAGGATTTCATGAAAAAGCTGACGGCTATGAGGGCTGAGCACTTGAAACACTGGGAAGAATTTCTTCAAAGGCGGCTACAAACCCAACAGGCTGTGTATAGCCAACTATCTTTGGCTGAGTATGACCAATCTTCGAGGAATCTGCAGTATGTTGGGTCTAGTTTACCCGTGGATTCTGCGAGCAGATATCAGTATCCTTCTGACAATTATTCAGCTCCAAGGCCACATGAAGGGTATGGTGAGTTTCAGCACCAAAGACATGAAGATTTTGGCAACACATATGGCCGTTATTGA